The sequence CTCATTGAATGTTCGATTTTATCCCAACCTCCCCCCCACCGGTTTACTCCCCTTGTCGGTCACGCAGGAAGCTGGCCAACACACCATTAATAAATTTGGGAGATTCGTCGCCGCTGAATGTTTTTGCCAACTCAACCGCTTCATTTAAGCTAACGCGATTCGGTATATCTGGTTCATGAAGCAGTTCATATACAGACAGTCGCAAAATCATCTGATCAACCAAAGAGAGTCGGGAAAGGGTCCAATCTTTTTTTAAATATCCTTCAATTTGTTGATCCAGCTGCTCTTGATTTTGTATCACTCCCTGTACTAACCTCCCGAAAAACTCTCGGTCCCGGGGATCGATCGGATCAGCCAGCTTCCGATCTTCCCGTCGCAACCATTCTTCTTTGTCCTGTTTGTTTAGTTGTAATTGATACAATGCTTGCAACGCCTTCTCACGCACTTTTCGTCTGGACATTCGCATCCCCCTAAAAAAGACCCCGAGCCGAAAGGGCTGGGATCGTCATTTTCGCAACCATTTTCCGGGATTGACCGTCTCCAGCATATCCTTAAATCCATCGCGGTCGTCCAATTGTTGCCCAATCAAATAACCGGCCAAGAGAAAAGCACCAAAACCAATCGCCTTCCAAAAACCAGCAATCAGATAGATAAGTCCCAAAATCAGGCCAATCACCAGGCCCGTCAACCTTCCACGATGCGTTTCCCATAATTGTTCCATCTGTGGCGCACCTCTCAATCCATGGGGATCGGTGTTCGATCCGGCTGGACAGTGTCGGCTATGTAAACGGAAATCTGGTGAACAGTCACTCCTGCGACTTCTTCCACATGCGTTTTTACCGTTTGTTGCAGCTCCTCAGACAACGTTTGAATCGGTATATCCCCGTCCACTGTCAATTTTAACCCGATTCCCACAGAGGAATGCGTGTCGTCATGCCGCACCCGCGCGGATAGATCGTAAATGCCCTTAATGCGGTTTCCGGACTGTAAAGCCAGGCTCTCCAACGTCTTGAGCGAGATGCGGACATGACCGAATTCCGTGATCCGATCGACTCCTCTGTCTCGATCCCGGTTAACCGATAGTTGGATGATGACGCGTAACGAGACCAATACCAGGATCAGACTGGTGACCAATATGGGCCATCGGATCTGGGAATCATGGTACACGTTTGCCATCCACCGGGTGACGGTCTCTTCTTTACCAACGCCAACGTCGAAAGCGATCAGGGCTCCAATCCCTGACACAACCAGCAGAATCAGGCTGAAGATGAGCAGAAGTAGCCGGTGTTGTGCATTCATCCCCTGATTTCCCCTTCCCGGTGGTATTCGATTATCTTACCCGTTGATGATGGTCTGTTTCTCGTGTATCCTCCGCTTCTCCCTCAATTTTCACTTCCACCACCCGGATCAATACCTTGTTTACCGTCAAGCCTGTCATGGATTCGATCGCACCTTTAACCTGCTGTTGCACTTCTACCGCCACATCGGGTACATGGTGACCATAATGGACGATGATGGAGACGGCTACCTCCAATTCATCCTCACCCAATTCCACTTTAATGCCGTGTTTCGGGTTTTTTCGCCCGAGGAATTGGTTGATATCGTCCACTACACCCCCACTGGTTCCGGCTACCCCTTCCACCTGAATGGCAGCCAGCCCCCCGATAATTTGAATAACCTCCGGTGCAATCTCCACCTTGCCCAGTCCCGTTTGGTGCGTTTCTTTCATCTGCTCTTCTTTTGTCATCTGTTTAATCCTCCTCATCGAGGTTGGTATTCTCCAGGAATTGGATGTGGAAGTCTCCTTCGTTAAACTTCCGGTTATTTAACAGTTTCATATGGAACGGGATCGTAGTACTAATGCCTTCGATGGCAAATTCGGCCAAGGACCGCTTCATGCGCCGAATCGCTTCCGGTCGATCCTTCCCCCATACAATCAGCTTTGCAATCATCGAATCGTAATACGGCGGAATGTGATAACCGGGATAAGCGGCACTGTCCACTCGCACCCCCACACCACCGGGAGGCAAGTAAAATCGGATCTCGCCGGGAGTCGGCATAAATTTACGGTCCGGGTCTTCCGCATTAATCCGACATTCAATGGCATGGCCTTCGATGACCATTTCTTCCTGAGAGAGGCTAAGGGCATGTCCTGCAGCCACCAAAATCTGCTCTTTCACCAAATCCACACCCGTAACCAATTCCGTAACGGGGTGCTCCACCTGAATTCGTGTGTTCATCTCCATAAAGTAAAAACGGCCGTCCTTATCCAAAAGAAACTCCACCGTGCCGGCGCCGGTGTACTCAACTGCTTCTGCTGCAGCCACCGCCGCTTGACCCATCCGTTCCCGCAACTCAGGATCCAAAGCAGGGGACGGCGCTTCCTCGACCAGTTTCTGATAGCGCCGCTGAATGGAACAATCCCGCTCTCCCAGGTGGATGGTATTCCCGTACCCGTCCGCCAGCACTTGAATTTCGATGTGTCTGGGCTCCACCAGGTATTTTTCCAAATAGACACCGGGATTGCCGAAGTTGGCTTCCGCCTCTTGCTGGGCGGTGTTCACGGCACGTTTTAACTCATCTTCGCCATGAACGACACGCATCCCCTTCCCACCACCGCCGGCAGTTGCCTTGACGATGACGGGATAACCGATCTTGCGGGCGGTCTCCACCGCTTCTTCCACATCTTCAATCACCCCTTCGGTTCCGGGAACAACCGGTACCCCTGCCGCCTTCATGGTATCCCGGGCTGTGGTTTTGTCTCCCATACGGAGGATCGCTTGCGGATCCGGACCGATGAAGGTGATGTTGCAAGCCGCACACAGCTCGGCGAAATCAGCGTTTTCGGCCAAAAATCCGTACCCCGGATGAATGGCATCCGCCTCCACCAGGGTGGCCACGCTCATCAGGTTGGTCATATTCAAGTAACTTTCCCTGCCAGGTGCCGGGCCAATACAGTACGCCTCATCGGCCAACTTGACATGAAGGGCGTCCCGATCTGCTTCAGAGTATACCGCTACGCTGGCGATCCCCAGCTCCCTGCAGGCACGGATCACTCGAACGGCAATTTCACCTCGGTTGGCGATCAAAACCTTATTAAACATGATCTCTCTCCCTCCGCTGTTCACTCCGGCTTAACCAAAAACAGCGGTTGCCCGTACTCCACCAGCTGTCCGTTTTCCGCCAGTACCTTAACAATGTCGCCCTTCACTTCCGCCTCGATCTCGTTCATCAGCTTCATGGCCTCCACAATACAGACGATCGTCTTCTCATTCACTTGACTGCCTTTATCCACATAGGGATCCGAATCGGGGGAAGGGGCTCGGTAAAAGGTTCCCACCATCGGAGAAACAATCTGATGGAGACCACTTTCATCTTCCGCTTCCACCGCGTCCGGTGCCGGTGCTTCCTTGGCCGGGGCCGGTACCGAAGCCGTCGGTGCGGCGACAGGTTGGGCAGCCGGCTCCGATACAGCCGGCCGCTCTTCCACCACCTGGGGCGCGGCAACTGCCCTCCGCTCGCCGACTTTCTTCTTGATCACAATTTTTGTTCCATCATTATCCAATTCAAATTCATCAATCTCGGACTCATCCACTAAGCGAATCAGTTCCCGAATCTCGTGCATTTTCATCTCGTCTACTCCTCCCGTATGTACGGATCTGATTTTTATATTGGAAAGATGAGGCGAAGGGGATTCCCACCGTCTTTGACGCAAAAGAGCCTGTCTTAGCCACGGTCGGCGACGGTTTCTCCCCGGAAAACATAAAAAAACCTATGTTCATTTTACGTTGTCCGAACGGAGGAATCAATCTTGCCCTTTTTTGCCCGCGGAGTGAAAAAGAAAAACCCTCCATAACGAGAGGGTTGCGTCATTCTTTTTTTAATCCCGATAGGCGACGGATACGTGTTGGGCAGGAACATCCATGTGTTGCTTCACCATACTGACCAACTTGACCACTTGTTCATTGGACATCTTTTCAGACTGGACAATCACATCGACAAAGTTGTTTTCGTTGGTAATCACCACCGCATCACGGAACCCTTCTTCCCGGATCAGGTCCTCCATCACGGACTCTGATTTATCCACTTTCATCAATTCATCGATCTTGGCCCGTGCTTCGGACAATTGTTTTTCTGAGGCTTCCGGATCGGTCAGGATTTGCATGTATTCTTCGGTCATCTTGGAGCGAAGCGAATTTCGCTGCAATTGATAGCCGACAAAGTAATCGCTTTCTGCTTCCTTGGAAGTGGTCTGATCCTCTTCTTTCTCTTTCTTTCCGGATTCAGCGGGTTGCTCTTTTTCTTCAGTCTTCACTTTGGCGTCAAGCCCTTCATCATCGTTCACTGCCGCCGGTCCGGCCGGTTCCACCGGACCGGTCACGATATAGTATGCCGACAGGACCACCATCAAGGTCAGCATGGTAACCAACCAAACCGTCTGCTTATTCATGTTCATTTGACACCCTCCCCATTATCCTTTTGGCAAAACAGAAATGCGATGGACCGGCACATCCAACACTCGCTGGATCGCTTCGATGATCGCCGCTTTCACCTGCAGATTTTCCGCTCCCTTGGCGACCACCAACACGCCTCTCACCTTCGGCTTCACCTTTTTCACCACAATCGGCACATCTCCATCTCCTCCTCGTTGCAACACCACCTTTTCATCTTTACTGCTTTCCTGGATCCTGCGGGTCCCCCC is a genomic window of Desmospora profundinema containing:
- the accB gene encoding acetyl-CoA carboxylase biotin carboxyl carrier protein; the encoded protein is MKMHEIRELIRLVDESEIDEFELDNDGTKIVIKKKVGERRAVAAPQVVEERPAVSEPAAQPVAAPTASVPAPAKEAPAPDAVEAEDESGLHQIVSPMVGTFYRAPSPDSDPYVDKGSQVNEKTIVCIVEAMKLMNEIEAEVKGDIVKVLAENGQLVEYGQPLFLVKPE
- a CDS encoding DUF2273 domain-containing protein yields the protein MEQLWETHRGRLTGLVIGLILGLIYLIAGFWKAIGFGAFLLAGYLIGQQLDDRDGFKDMLETVNPGKWLRK
- the nusB gene encoding transcription antitermination factor NusB, producing MSRRKVREKALQALYQLQLNKQDKEEWLRREDRKLADPIDPRDREFFGRLVQGVIQNQEQLDQQIEGYLKKDWTLSRLSLVDQMILRLSVYELLHEPDIPNRVSLNEAVELAKTFSGDESPKFINGVLASFLRDRQGE
- the amaP gene encoding alkaline shock response membrane anchor protein AmaP, with the translated sequence MNAQHRLLLLIFSLILLVVSGIGALIAFDVGVGKEETVTRWMANVYHDSQIRWPILVTSLILVLVSLRVIIQLSVNRDRDRGVDRITEFGHVRISLKTLESLALQSGNRIKGIYDLSARVRHDDTHSSVGIGLKLTVDGDIPIQTLSEELQQTVKTHVEEVAGVTVHQISVYIADTVQPDRTPIPMD
- a CDS encoding Asp23/Gls24 family envelope stress response protein — translated: MTKEEQMKETHQTGLGKVEIAPEVIQIIGGLAAIQVEGVAGTSGGVVDDINQFLGRKNPKHGIKVELGEDELEVAVSIIVHYGHHVPDVAVEVQQQVKGAIESMTGLTVNKVLIRVVEVKIEGEAEDTRETDHHQRVR
- the accC gene encoding acetyl-CoA carboxylase biotin carboxylase subunit, giving the protein MFNKVLIANRGEIAVRVIRACRELGIASVAVYSEADRDALHVKLADEAYCIGPAPGRESYLNMTNLMSVATLVEADAIHPGYGFLAENADFAELCAACNITFIGPDPQAILRMGDKTTARDTMKAAGVPVVPGTEGVIEDVEEAVETARKIGYPVIVKATAGGGGKGMRVVHGEDELKRAVNTAQQEAEANFGNPGVYLEKYLVEPRHIEIQVLADGYGNTIHLGERDCSIQRRYQKLVEEAPSPALDPELRERMGQAAVAAAEAVEYTGAGTVEFLLDKDGRFYFMEMNTRIQVEHPVTELVTGVDLVKEQILVAAGHALSLSQEEMVIEGHAIECRINAEDPDRKFMPTPGEIRFYLPPGGVGVRVDSAAYPGYHIPPYYDSMIAKLIVWGKDRPEAIRRMKRSLAEFAIEGISTTIPFHMKLLNNRKFNEGDFHIQFLENTNLDEED
- a CDS encoding SpoIIIAH-like family protein, encoding MNMNKQTVWLVTMLTLMVVLSAYYIVTGPVEPAGPAAVNDDEGLDAKVKTEEKEQPAESGKKEKEEDQTTSKEAESDYFVGYQLQRNSLRSKMTEEYMQILTDPEASEKQLSEARAKIDELMKVDKSESVMEDLIREEGFRDAVVITNENNFVDVIVQSEKMSNEQVVKLVSMVKQHMDVPAQHVSVAYRD